Proteins encoded in a region of the Acipenser ruthenus chromosome 43, fAciRut3.2 maternal haplotype, whole genome shotgun sequence genome:
- the LOC131709353 gene encoding cofilin-2-like, translating to MASGVTVTDNVIQVFNDMKVRKSQTQDEIKKRKKAVLFCLSDDKKNIILEEGKEILVGDVGESVDDPYLTFVKMLPDNDCRYALYDATYETKETKKEDLVFIFWAPENAPLKSKMIYASSKDAIKKKFTGIKHEWQVNGLDEIRDRATLAEKLGGSTVVTLEGSPV from the exons ATG GCATCCGGAGTCACCGTCACAGACAACGTCATCCAGGTCTTCAACGACATGAAGGTGCGCAAGTCCCAGACGCAAGACGAGATCAAGAAGAGGAAGAAGGCGGTGCTGTTCTGCCTGAGCGACGACAAGAAGAACATCATCCTGGAGGAAGGGAAGGAGATCCTGGTGGGAGACGTGGGGGAGAGCGTGGACGACCCCTACCTGACCTTCGTCAAGATGCTGCCCGACAACGACTGCCGCTACGCGCTCTACGACGCCACGTACGAGACCAAGGAGACCAAGAAGGAGGACCTGGTCTTCATCTTCTG GGCCCCAGAAAACGCCCCCCTGAAGAGTAAAATGATCTACGCCAGCTCGAAGGATGCCATTAAAAAGAAATTCACAG GTATTAAACACGAATGGCAGGTGAACGGTCTGGATGAGATCCGAGACAGGGCGACCCTGGCAGAGAAGCTGGGTGGTAGCACTGTGGTAACCTTGGAGGGGTCCCCTGTGTGA
- the LOC131709352 gene encoding sorting nexin-32-like isoform X1 produces MDESQALFVGEDNKSRSVSVDLHHDSLLQVEISDAVSERDKVKFTVHTKTSLPRFKRAEFSVVRQHEEFIWLHDTYLENEDYAGIIIPPAPPKPDFEASREKLQKLGEGDGSMTREEFAKMKQELEAEYLAIFKKTVAMHEVFLQRLAAHPVLRRDHNFYVFLEYDQDLSVRGKNKKEIFGGFFKNMVKTADEALIASTSGLKEVDEFFDHERTFLLEYHVRVKDASMKADRMTRSHKNVAEGYIPISSVLSSLGTQESSIVNRNFLKLAELFEKLRKVEGRVASDKDLKLSDLLRYYMRDSQAAKDLLYRRVRSLADYENANKVLDKARMKNKEVKQAEGHQQLCCHRFEKLSGSAKQELMDFKVRRVSAFRKNLIELTELELKHAKASLLLLRNCLISLKMEH; encoded by the exons ATGGACGAAAGCCAGGCTCTGTTTGTGGGCGAGGATAACAAG tctcggTCAGTCTCTGTGGATCTCCACCATGACTCCTTGCTCCAGGTGGAGATTTCGGACGCGGTCAGCGAGCGGGACAAGGTCAAGTTCACCGTCCACACCAAG ACTAGCCTGCCTCGCTTCAAGAGAGCGGAGTTCTCCGTGGTCAGACAGCACGAGGAATTCATCTGGCTTCACGACACTTACCTGGAGAACGAGGACTACGCCGGGATCATC ATCCCTCCCGCGCCCCCCAAGCCAGATTTCGAGGCGTCCCGAGAGAAGCTGCAGAAGCTGGGGGAGGGCGACGGTTCGATGACCCGCGAGGAGTTCGCCAAGATGAAGCAGGAACTGGAAGC GGAGTACCTGGCGATCTTTAAGAAGACCGTGGCGATGCACGAGGTGTTTCTACAGAGACTGGCAGCGCACCCTGTACTGAGGAGAGACCACAACTTCTACGTGTTCCTGGAGTACGACCAAGac CTGAGCGTACGAGGGAAGAACAAGAAGGAAATCTTTGGCGGCTTCTTCAAGAACATGGTGAAGACCGCCGACGAAGCCCTGATTGCCAGCACGTCCGGCCTAAAG GAAGTGGACGAGTTCTTTGACCACGAGAGGACCTTCCTCCTGGAGTACCACGTCCGGGTGAAGGACGCCAGCATGAAGGCTGACCGGATGACCAGGTCACACAAAA aTGTAGCTGAAGGTTACATCCCCATTTCATCTGTGTTGAGCAGCCTAGGGACCCAGGAAAGTAGCATTGTCAACAG gaacttTCTGAAACTTGCAGAGCTGTTTGAGAAACTCCGG AAGGTCGAGGGACGAGTGGCTTCGGACAAGGATCTCAAACTCTCAGACCTGCTCCGATACTACATGAGAGACTCACAGGCTGCCAAG GACCTGCTGTACCGCCGGGTGCGCTCGCTGGCGGATTATGAGAACGCCAATAAGGTCCTGGACAAGGCGCGCATGAAGAACAAGGAGGTGAAGCAGGCAGAGGGGCACCAGCAGCTCTGCTGTCACAGATTCGAGAAGCTCTCCGGATCCGCCAAGCAAG AGCTAATGGATTTCAAGGTGAGGAGGGTGTCTGCCTTCAGGAAGAACCTGATTGAACTGACAGAGCTGGAACTAAAGCACGCCAAG GCGAGTTTGCTGCTGCTGCGAAACTGTCTCATCTCTCTGAAAATGGAGCACTGA
- the LOC131709352 gene encoding sorting nexin-32-like isoform X2 has translation MDESQALFVGEDNKTSLPRFKRAEFSVVRQHEEFIWLHDTYLENEDYAGIIIPPAPPKPDFEASREKLQKLGEGDGSMTREEFAKMKQELEAEYLAIFKKTVAMHEVFLQRLAAHPVLRRDHNFYVFLEYDQDLSVRGKNKKEIFGGFFKNMVKTADEALIASTSGLKEVDEFFDHERTFLLEYHVRVKDASMKADRMTRSHKNVAEGYIPISSVLSSLGTQESSIVNRNFLKLAELFEKLRKVEGRVASDKDLKLSDLLRYYMRDSQAAKDLLYRRVRSLADYENANKVLDKARMKNKEVKQAEGHQQLCCHRFEKLSGSAKQELMDFKVRRVSAFRKNLIELTELELKHAKASLLLLRNCLISLKMEH, from the exons ATGGACGAAAGCCAGGCTCTGTTTGTGGGCGAGGATAACAAG ACTAGCCTGCCTCGCTTCAAGAGAGCGGAGTTCTCCGTGGTCAGACAGCACGAGGAATTCATCTGGCTTCACGACACTTACCTGGAGAACGAGGACTACGCCGGGATCATC ATCCCTCCCGCGCCCCCCAAGCCAGATTTCGAGGCGTCCCGAGAGAAGCTGCAGAAGCTGGGGGAGGGCGACGGTTCGATGACCCGCGAGGAGTTCGCCAAGATGAAGCAGGAACTGGAAGC GGAGTACCTGGCGATCTTTAAGAAGACCGTGGCGATGCACGAGGTGTTTCTACAGAGACTGGCAGCGCACCCTGTACTGAGGAGAGACCACAACTTCTACGTGTTCCTGGAGTACGACCAAGac CTGAGCGTACGAGGGAAGAACAAGAAGGAAATCTTTGGCGGCTTCTTCAAGAACATGGTGAAGACCGCCGACGAAGCCCTGATTGCCAGCACGTCCGGCCTAAAG GAAGTGGACGAGTTCTTTGACCACGAGAGGACCTTCCTCCTGGAGTACCACGTCCGGGTGAAGGACGCCAGCATGAAGGCTGACCGGATGACCAGGTCACACAAAA aTGTAGCTGAAGGTTACATCCCCATTTCATCTGTGTTGAGCAGCCTAGGGACCCAGGAAAGTAGCATTGTCAACAG gaacttTCTGAAACTTGCAGAGCTGTTTGAGAAACTCCGG AAGGTCGAGGGACGAGTGGCTTCGGACAAGGATCTCAAACTCTCAGACCTGCTCCGATACTACATGAGAGACTCACAGGCTGCCAAG GACCTGCTGTACCGCCGGGTGCGCTCGCTGGCGGATTATGAGAACGCCAATAAGGTCCTGGACAAGGCGCGCATGAAGAACAAGGAGGTGAAGCAGGCAGAGGGGCACCAGCAGCTCTGCTGTCACAGATTCGAGAAGCTCTCCGGATCCGCCAAGCAAG AGCTAATGGATTTCAAGGTGAGGAGGGTGTCTGCCTTCAGGAAGAACCTGATTGAACTGACAGAGCTGGAACTAAAGCACGCCAAG GCGAGTTTGCTGCTGCTGCGAAACTGTCTCATCTCTCTGAAAATGGAGCACTGA